CGCTTGTCCACCGCCGTCCAGGCGCCGATCAGCGCCAGCACCGTGGTCAGCGTGGTCAGCACGATCAGCGAGACCGAGATGCCGTCGGCGCCCAGCGCGTACCAGATGTCGAAGGCCGGCACCCAGGCGTGCTTCTCGACGAACTGCATGTCCGCACTGCCCCACTGGAAGTGGATCAGCAGCGGCAGGCTCGCCAGGAAGGTCAGCAGGGCCACGACCAGCGCCAGCCAGCGGGCGGCCTGGGCGCGGCCGGTGCCCATCGCCAGTGCCAGGGCACCGCCGAGGATCGGCAGCCAGATCAGAATGCTCAGCAAGTTCGACACGTGTTCGTATCCGTACAGATCAGCGCCAGGCCCAAGACACGACGGCCAGCAGTGCAACCAGGCCGATGATCATGGCGAACGCGTAGTGGTAGAGGAAACCGGATTGGGTGCGGCGCAGCAGCTGCGAGGCCAGCTCGACCACGCGAGCGCTGCCGTTGACGAAGACGCCATCGATGATGCGGGTGTCGATCCAGCGCGAGATCCTGCCCAGCTGCAGACCGCCGCCGGCGAAGCCGTCGATCCACAGGATGTCGAAGCCGTACTTGGCCTCCAGGATCCTGACCAGACCGGAGAAGCGCTGGCGCAGCCTGGCCGGCCATTCCGGCGAGAGCACCAGGTACAGCACGGCGGCCAAGGCGAAGCCGGCCAGGGTCAGCCAGAACGGCGCGGCCAGGAAGCCGTGCAGCGCGAAGGCCACCGGGCCGTGGAACTCTTCGGCCAGCGCGCCAACCGTGTCGCGCGCGGGATCGTAGAAATCGATGATGCCGGTGAAGAACTTCAGCGTCTGGCCCGGCACGCCGCCCTCTGCGTGGTGGCCGGCCCAGTCGGTCCCGAACAGCATCGGACCGATCGTGAAGAAGCCGATCAGCACCGAGGGGATGGCCAGCAGGATTAGCGGCAGGGTCACCACCCAGGGCGACTCGTGCGGGATGTGCGGACCGTGGTGGCCGTGATCGCCGTGACCGTGGACCTGGGCCTCGGCATCGGTGTGCTCGGCATCGCCGTGCGCGTCGTGATGCGCGTGGTCATGGCCATGGCCGTGATCGTCGTGCGCCACATCGCGGAAGCGCTCGGCGCCGTGGAAGGTCAGGAACAGCAGGCGGAAGCTGTAGAAGCTGGTGATCAGCACGCCGCCCAGCACCGCCCAGTAACCGTAGGTGGCGATCCAGCTGTGCGAGACGTGCGCGTGGTGCGCGGCGGCCTCGATGATGCTGTCCTTGGAATAGAAGCCGGAGAAGAACGGCGTCCCGACCAGGGCCAGCGTGCCGATGATCATGGTCACGTAGGTGATCGGCATGTACTTGCGCAGGCCGCCCATCTTGCGCATGTCCTGCTCGTGGTGCATGCCGATGATCACCGAGCCGGCGCCCAGGAACAGCAGCGCCTTGAAGAAGGCATGGGTCATCAGATGGAACACGCCGGCGCTGTAGGCCGACACGCCCAGGGCCACGGTCATGTAGCCCAGCTGGGACAGCGTGGAGTACGCGACCACGCGCTTGATGTCGTTCTGCACGATGCCGATCAGGCCGGTGAAGAAGGCCGTGGTCGCACCGATGAACAGGATGAAGTTCAGCGCGGTCTGCGACAGCTCGAACAGCGGCGACATGCGCGCCACCATGAAGATGCCCGCGGTGACCATCGTCGCGGCGTGGATCAGCGCCGAGATCGGGGTCGGGCCTTCCATCGAGTCGGGCAGCCACACGTGCAGCGGCACCTGGGCCGACTTGCCCATCGCGCCGATGAACAGCCCGATGCAGATCACCGTCATCAGCGACCAGCCGCCGATCCACTCGAACGCCTGCTGCAGGCCTTCGACCTGCGGCCAGACCTGCGCCAGCTTGGCGTTGGCGGCCAGCGGCGCGTAGGAGAACACGGTCGCGTAGTCCAGCGTGCGGAAGGCCATCAGTACCGCGGCGATGCCGAGCAGGAAGCCGAAGTCGCCCACGCGGTTGACCAGGAAGGCCTTGAGGTTGGCGAACACGGCCGTCGGGCGCTTGAACCAGAAGCCGATCAGCAGGTAGGACACCAGGCCCACCGCTTCCCAGCCGAAGAACAGCTGCAGGAAGTTGTTGCTCATCACGAGCATCAACATCGAGAAGGTGAACAGCGAGATGTAGCTGAAGAAGCGCTGGTAGCCCGGGTCGTCGGCCATGTAGCCGATGGTGTAGACGTGCACCAGCAGCGAGACGAAGGTCACCACCACCATCATCATCGCGGTCAGGCGGTCGACCATGAAGCCGACATGGCCCTGGAAGCTGCCGACGTCGAAGAAGGTGTACAGGTTCTCGTTGAACGGCGATGCCCCGCCCCACACCAGCTGGTACAGCGTCCAGCACGACAGCGCGCAGCTGACGGCCACGCCCAGGATGGTGACGGTATGCGCGCCGGCACGGCCGACCTGCCGCCCGAACAGGCCGGCGATGATGCTGCCCAGCAATGGCGCGAGCACCACGGCCAGCAGCACGGACTTGGAAAGGAGAAGTTGGCCCGTCATCAGTACATCAGCCCTTGAGGGAGTCGACTTCGGCCACGTTGATCGTGCGCCGGCTGCGGAACAGCGCGACCAGGATCGCCAGGCCGATCGCGGCCTCGGCCGCGGCCACGGTGAGGATGAAGAACACGAACAGCTGGCCGGCCGTGTCGCCCAGCTGGCGCGAGAAGGCCACGAAGTTGATGTTGACCGACAGCAGCATCAGCTCGATCGACATCAGCAGCACGATCACGTTCTTGCGATTGAGGAAGATGCCGGCCAGCGAGATGCAGAACAGCACCGCGCCGAGCGCGAGCAGGTGTCCGAGGGTGATCACGACTTGGCCTCCTGGGCGCCGTCTTGGGCCGGGGGTTCGACGACCGGCGCCACCGGGCGCACGGCTTCCATGCGCACCATGCGGAAGCGGTCGCGCGCCTTGACCCGGGTCTGTTCGGACGGGTCCTGCGTCTTGACGCCCTCGCGCTTGCGCAGGGTCAGCATCACCGCGGCGATCACCGCCACGGTCAGGATCACCGCGGCGAACTCGAACGGCAGCAGGAACTCGGTGAACAGCGAACGCGCCAGCCAGGTGATGTTGGAGGTCTCGGCGGCCGCGGCGGCGGCGTTGTCCGGCAGCGCGGCGCCGGCCTTGGCCTTGACCCCGATCAGCACCAGCATCTGCACCAGCATGACCACGGCCACCAGCAGGCCGACCGGCAGGAACCTGACCCAGCCCTGGCGCAGCTGGGCTACGTCGATGTCCAGCATCATCACCACGAACAGGAACAGCACCATCACCGCGCCGACGTACACCAGGATCAGGGCCACGCCGAGGAACTCGGCGCCGACCAGCAGCCAGACGCAGGCGACGCTGAAGAAGGTCAGGATGAGAAACAGGACCGCGTGCACGGGGTTGCGCACGCTGATCACCGCGGCGCCCGAGACAGCGGCGACGG
The window above is part of the Pseudoxanthomonas sp. X-1 genome. Proteins encoded here:
- the nuoL gene encoding NADH-quinone oxidoreductase subunit L, with the translated sequence MTGQLLLSKSVLLAVVLAPLLGSIIAGLFGRQVGRAGAHTVTILGVAVSCALSCWTLYQLVWGGASPFNENLYTFFDVGSFQGHVGFMVDRLTAMMMVVVTFVSLLVHVYTIGYMADDPGYQRFFSYISLFTFSMLMLVMSNNFLQLFFGWEAVGLVSYLLIGFWFKRPTAVFANLKAFLVNRVGDFGFLLGIAAVLMAFRTLDYATVFSYAPLAANAKLAQVWPQVEGLQQAFEWIGGWSLMTVICIGLFIGAMGKSAQVPLHVWLPDSMEGPTPISALIHAATMVTAGIFMVARMSPLFELSQTALNFILFIGATTAFFTGLIGIVQNDIKRVVAYSTLSQLGYMTVALGVSAYSAGVFHLMTHAFFKALLFLGAGSVIIGMHHEQDMRKMGGLRKYMPITYVTMIIGTLALVGTPFFSGFYSKDSIIEAAAHHAHVSHSWIATYGYWAVLGGVLITSFYSFRLLFLTFHGAERFRDVAHDDHGHGHDHAHHDAHGDAEHTDAEAQVHGHGDHGHHGPHIPHESPWVVTLPLILLAIPSVLIGFFTIGPMLFGTDWAGHHAEGGVPGQTLKFFTGIIDFYDPARDTVGALAEEFHGPVAFALHGFLAAPFWLTLAGFALAAVLYLVLSPEWPARLRQRFSGLVRILEAKYGFDILWIDGFAGGGLQLGRISRWIDTRIIDGVFVNGSARVVELASQLLRRTQSGFLYHYAFAMIIGLVALLAVVSWAWR
- a CDS encoding NADH-quinone oxidoreductase subunit J; this translates as MDWINISFWIFAAVAAVSGAAVISVRNPVHAVLFLILTFFSVACVWLLVGAEFLGVALILVYVGAVMVLFLFVVMMLDIDVAQLRQGWVRFLPVGLLVAVVMLVQMLVLIGVKAKAGAALPDNAAAAAAETSNITWLARSLFTEFLLPFEFAAVILTVAVIAAVMLTLRKREGVKTQDPSEQTRVKARDRFRMVRMEAVRPVAPVVEPPAQDGAQEAKS
- the nuoK gene encoding NADH-quinone oxidoreductase subunit NuoK — translated: MITLGHLLALGAVLFCISLAGIFLNRKNVIVLLMSIELMLLSVNINFVAFSRQLGDTAGQLFVFFILTVAAAEAAIGLAILVALFRSRRTINVAEVDSLKG